A window of the Gemmatimonadota bacterium genome harbors these coding sequences:
- a CDS encoding biotin transporter BioY has translation MSRNVRLATASLMAALTAVSAYINIPIGPVPITMQTFFVLLSGAVLGGRWGAGSQAVYVCLGLAGIPVFAGGMTGPAVVLSPTFGYLVGFVLCAFLTGSYLDRFSRSSIPHLVAGMLLGHVAIFGCGLSYLYAYFNFYAGVETTWSATLAVGLIPFLPFGLVKLVLAVSVARTLSKYVRLESP, from the coding sequence CACGGCCTCCCTGATGGCGGCACTGACGGCGGTGAGCGCCTATATCAACATACCGATCGGCCCCGTGCCGATCACGATGCAGACCTTCTTCGTCCTGCTTTCCGGCGCCGTGCTGGGCGGCCGCTGGGGCGCCGGCAGCCAGGCCGTCTACGTATGCCTCGGCCTGGCCGGCATCCCTGTATTTGCCGGCGGCATGACCGGTCCGGCGGTCGTGCTCTCGCCCACCTTCGGCTACCTCGTGGGGTTCGTTCTTTGCGCCTTCCTGACCGGAAGTTACCTGGACCGTTTCTCCCGGAGCAGCATCCCCCATCTCGTCGCCGGTATGCTGCTCGGCCATGTCGCCATCTTCGGTTGCGGTCTTTCGTACCTGTACGCCTATTTCAACTTCTACGCGGGCGTGGAGACCACCTGGTCCGCCACGCTGGCCGTCGGCCTGATCCCCTTCCTCCCCTTCGGCCTGGTCAAGCTCGTCCTTGCGGTGTCCGTCGCCCGGACGCTGTCGAAGTATGTCCGGCTGGAAAGCCCGTGA